One Felis catus isolate Fca126 chromosome D1, F.catus_Fca126_mat1.0, whole genome shotgun sequence DNA segment encodes these proteins:
- the SLC37A2 gene encoding glucose-6-phosphate exchanger SLC37A2 isoform X1, with translation MRSALAPGVWFLRAFSRDSWFRGFILLLTFFIYTCYHMSRKPISVVKSRLHQNCSELIKPINDSHSLNDTTWCDWAPFDKNNYKELLGAVDNAFLVAYAIGMFISGIFGERLPLRYYLSAGMLLSGLFTSLFGLGYFWNIHMLWYFVLIQICNGLVQTTGWPSVVTCVGNWFGKGKRGLIMGIWNSHTSVGNILGSLIAGIWVNEQWGLSFVVPGIITAAMGVITFLFLIEYPEDVDCTPPQHHTSDGLEENQHNPEDLGSGPYTNKESSLETPARCSKEPSAQPAAISFLGALRIPGVVEFSLCLLFAKLVSYTFLYWLPLYIFNVAHFNAKQAGDLSTLFDVGGIIGGIMAGLISDYTNGRATTCCIMLILAAPMMFLYNFIGQSGIINSIVMLIICGALVNGPYALITTAVSADLGTHQSLKGNAKALSTVTAIIDGTGSIGAALGPLLAGLISPTGWNNVFYMLISADILACLLLCRLVYKEILAWKSSLGRDRGSSLALTHPR, from the exons ATGCGGTCTGCCTTGGCCCCGGGTGTCTGGTTCCTCCGCGCCTTCTCCAGGGACAGCTG GTTCCGAGGCTTCATCCTGCTACTCACCTTCTTCATTTATACCTGTTATCACATGTCCAGGAAGCCCATCAGTGTTGTCAAG AGCCGTCTGCACCAGAACTGCTCAGAGCTGATCAAGCCCATTAATGACAGCCACAGTCTCAACGACACTACGTGGTGCGACTGGGCTCCCTTTG ACAAGAACAACTACAAGGAGTTACTGGGGGCCGTGGACAATGCCTTCCTTGTGGCCTATGCCATCGGCATGTTTATCAG CGGGATTTTTGGGGAGCGGCTCCCCCTCCGTTATTACCTTTCAGCTGGAATGCTGCTCAGTGGCCTCTTCACCTCGCTCTTTGGCCTAGGATATTTCTGGAACATCCACATGCTCTGGTACTTTGTGCTCATCCAG ATCTGTAATGGGCTTGTCCAGACCACAGGCTGGCCCTCTGTGGTGACCTGCGTTGGCAACTGGTTCGGGAAGGGGAA gcgGGGGCTTATCATGGGCATCTGGAACTCACACACGTCTGTGGGCAACATCCTGGGCTCCCTGATCGCTGGCATCTGGGTGAATGAGCAGTGGGGCCTGTCGTTTGTGGTGCCTGGCATCATCACCGCTGCTATGGGTGTCAtcaccttcctcttcctcatcgAAT ACCCCGAAGATGTGGACTGCACGCCTCCTCAGCACCACACGAGT GATGGGTTGGAAGAGAACCAGCACAACCCTGAGGACCTTGGGAGTGGTCCGTACACTAACAAGGAGAGCAGCCTGGAGACCCCCGCCAGATGCTCCAAGGAGCCAAGCGCTCAGCCTGCCGCCATCAGCTTCCTCGGGGCGCTCCGGATCCCG GGTGTGGTCGAGTTCTCTTTGTGTCTGCTCTTTGCCAAGCTGGTCAGTTACACCTTCCTCTACTGGCTGCCCCTCTACATCTTCAATGTGG CTCATTTCAATGCCAAACAGGCTGGGGACCTGTCTACTCTCTTCGATGTTGGTGGCATCATAG GTGGCATCATGGCAGGGCTCATCTCTGACTACACCAATGGCAGGGCCACCACCTGCTGCATCATGCTGATCTTGGCTGCCCCCATG atgTTCCTGTATAACTTCATTGGTCAGAGTGGGATTATCAACTCCATAG TAATGTTGATCATCTGTGGGGCCTTGGTCAATGGCCCTTACGCGCTCATCACCACTGCAGTCTCTGCTGACCTG gGAACTCACCAGAGCCTGAAAGGCAACGCAAAGGCACTCTCCACCGTCACGGCCATCATCGACGGCACTGGGTCTATAG GTGCGGCTCTGGGGCCCCTTCTGGCTGGCCTTATTTCACCCACAGGCTGGAACAATGTCTTCTACATGCTCATCTCTGCTGACATCCTGGCCTGCTTG CTCCTCTGCCGGTTGGTGTACAAAGAGATCCTAGCCTGGAAGTCATccctgggcagagacagagg CTCTAGTCTGGCCCTAACCCACCCGCGATAG
- the SLC37A2 gene encoding glucose-6-phosphate exchanger SLC37A2 isoform X2: MRSALAPGVWFLRAFSRDSWFRGFILLLTFFIYTCYHMSRKPISVVKSRLHQNCSELIKPINDSHSLNDTTWCDWAPFDKNNYKELLGAVDNAFLVAYAIGMFISGIFGERLPLRYYLSAGMLLSGLFTSLFGLGYFWNIHMLWYFVLIQICNGLVQTTGWPSVVTCVGNWFGKGKRGLIMGIWNSHTSVGNILGSLIAGIWVNEQWGLSFVVPGIITAAMGVITFLFLIEYPEDVDCTPPQHHTSDGLEENQHNPEDLGSGPYTNKESSLETPARCSKEPSAQPAAISFLGALRIPGVVEFSLCLLFAKLVSYTFLYWLPLYIFNVAHFNAKQAGDLSTLFDVGGIIGGIMAGLISDYTNGRATTCCIMLILAAPMMFLYNFIGQSGIINSIVMLIICGALVNGPYALITTAVSADLGTHQSLKGNAKALSTVTAIIDGTGSIGAALGPLLAGLISPTGWNNVFYMLISADILACLLLCRLVYKEILAWKSSLGRDRGYKEI; this comes from the exons ATGCGGTCTGCCTTGGCCCCGGGTGTCTGGTTCCTCCGCGCCTTCTCCAGGGACAGCTG GTTCCGAGGCTTCATCCTGCTACTCACCTTCTTCATTTATACCTGTTATCACATGTCCAGGAAGCCCATCAGTGTTGTCAAG AGCCGTCTGCACCAGAACTGCTCAGAGCTGATCAAGCCCATTAATGACAGCCACAGTCTCAACGACACTACGTGGTGCGACTGGGCTCCCTTTG ACAAGAACAACTACAAGGAGTTACTGGGGGCCGTGGACAATGCCTTCCTTGTGGCCTATGCCATCGGCATGTTTATCAG CGGGATTTTTGGGGAGCGGCTCCCCCTCCGTTATTACCTTTCAGCTGGAATGCTGCTCAGTGGCCTCTTCACCTCGCTCTTTGGCCTAGGATATTTCTGGAACATCCACATGCTCTGGTACTTTGTGCTCATCCAG ATCTGTAATGGGCTTGTCCAGACCACAGGCTGGCCCTCTGTGGTGACCTGCGTTGGCAACTGGTTCGGGAAGGGGAA gcgGGGGCTTATCATGGGCATCTGGAACTCACACACGTCTGTGGGCAACATCCTGGGCTCCCTGATCGCTGGCATCTGGGTGAATGAGCAGTGGGGCCTGTCGTTTGTGGTGCCTGGCATCATCACCGCTGCTATGGGTGTCAtcaccttcctcttcctcatcgAAT ACCCCGAAGATGTGGACTGCACGCCTCCTCAGCACCACACGAGT GATGGGTTGGAAGAGAACCAGCACAACCCTGAGGACCTTGGGAGTGGTCCGTACACTAACAAGGAGAGCAGCCTGGAGACCCCCGCCAGATGCTCCAAGGAGCCAAGCGCTCAGCCTGCCGCCATCAGCTTCCTCGGGGCGCTCCGGATCCCG GGTGTGGTCGAGTTCTCTTTGTGTCTGCTCTTTGCCAAGCTGGTCAGTTACACCTTCCTCTACTGGCTGCCCCTCTACATCTTCAATGTGG CTCATTTCAATGCCAAACAGGCTGGGGACCTGTCTACTCTCTTCGATGTTGGTGGCATCATAG GTGGCATCATGGCAGGGCTCATCTCTGACTACACCAATGGCAGGGCCACCACCTGCTGCATCATGCTGATCTTGGCTGCCCCCATG atgTTCCTGTATAACTTCATTGGTCAGAGTGGGATTATCAACTCCATAG TAATGTTGATCATCTGTGGGGCCTTGGTCAATGGCCCTTACGCGCTCATCACCACTGCAGTCTCTGCTGACCTG gGAACTCACCAGAGCCTGAAAGGCAACGCAAAGGCACTCTCCACCGTCACGGCCATCATCGACGGCACTGGGTCTATAG GTGCGGCTCTGGGGCCCCTTCTGGCTGGCCTTATTTCACCCACAGGCTGGAACAATGTCTTCTACATGCTCATCTCTGCTGACATCCTGGCCTGCTTG CTCCTCTGCCGGTTGGTGTACAAAGAGATCCTAGCCTGGAAGTCATccctgggcagagacagagg gTATAAAGAAATATGA
- the SLC37A2 gene encoding glucose-6-phosphate exchanger SLC37A2 isoform X3 has protein sequence MSRKPISVVKSRLHQNCSELIKPINDSHSLNDTTWCDWAPFDKNNYKELLGAVDNAFLVAYAIGMFISGIFGERLPLRYYLSAGMLLSGLFTSLFGLGYFWNIHMLWYFVLIQICNGLVQTTGWPSVVTCVGNWFGKGKRGLIMGIWNSHTSVGNILGSLIAGIWVNEQWGLSFVVPGIITAAMGVITFLFLIEYPEDVDCTPPQHHTSDGLEENQHNPEDLGSGPYTNKESSLETPARCSKEPSAQPAAISFLGALRIPGVVEFSLCLLFAKLVSYTFLYWLPLYIFNVAHFNAKQAGDLSTLFDVGGIIGGIMAGLISDYTNGRATTCCIMLILAAPMMFLYNFIGQSGIINSIVMLIICGALVNGPYALITTAVSADLGTHQSLKGNAKALSTVTAIIDGTGSIGAALGPLLAGLISPTGWNNVFYMLISADILACLLLCRLVYKEILAWKSSLGRDRGSSLALTHPR, from the exons ATGTCCAGGAAGCCCATCAGTGTTGTCAAG AGCCGTCTGCACCAGAACTGCTCAGAGCTGATCAAGCCCATTAATGACAGCCACAGTCTCAACGACACTACGTGGTGCGACTGGGCTCCCTTTG ACAAGAACAACTACAAGGAGTTACTGGGGGCCGTGGACAATGCCTTCCTTGTGGCCTATGCCATCGGCATGTTTATCAG CGGGATTTTTGGGGAGCGGCTCCCCCTCCGTTATTACCTTTCAGCTGGAATGCTGCTCAGTGGCCTCTTCACCTCGCTCTTTGGCCTAGGATATTTCTGGAACATCCACATGCTCTGGTACTTTGTGCTCATCCAG ATCTGTAATGGGCTTGTCCAGACCACAGGCTGGCCCTCTGTGGTGACCTGCGTTGGCAACTGGTTCGGGAAGGGGAA gcgGGGGCTTATCATGGGCATCTGGAACTCACACACGTCTGTGGGCAACATCCTGGGCTCCCTGATCGCTGGCATCTGGGTGAATGAGCAGTGGGGCCTGTCGTTTGTGGTGCCTGGCATCATCACCGCTGCTATGGGTGTCAtcaccttcctcttcctcatcgAAT ACCCCGAAGATGTGGACTGCACGCCTCCTCAGCACCACACGAGT GATGGGTTGGAAGAGAACCAGCACAACCCTGAGGACCTTGGGAGTGGTCCGTACACTAACAAGGAGAGCAGCCTGGAGACCCCCGCCAGATGCTCCAAGGAGCCAAGCGCTCAGCCTGCCGCCATCAGCTTCCTCGGGGCGCTCCGGATCCCG GGTGTGGTCGAGTTCTCTTTGTGTCTGCTCTTTGCCAAGCTGGTCAGTTACACCTTCCTCTACTGGCTGCCCCTCTACATCTTCAATGTGG CTCATTTCAATGCCAAACAGGCTGGGGACCTGTCTACTCTCTTCGATGTTGGTGGCATCATAG GTGGCATCATGGCAGGGCTCATCTCTGACTACACCAATGGCAGGGCCACCACCTGCTGCATCATGCTGATCTTGGCTGCCCCCATG atgTTCCTGTATAACTTCATTGGTCAGAGTGGGATTATCAACTCCATAG TAATGTTGATCATCTGTGGGGCCTTGGTCAATGGCCCTTACGCGCTCATCACCACTGCAGTCTCTGCTGACCTG gGAACTCACCAGAGCCTGAAAGGCAACGCAAAGGCACTCTCCACCGTCACGGCCATCATCGACGGCACTGGGTCTATAG GTGCGGCTCTGGGGCCCCTTCTGGCTGGCCTTATTTCACCCACAGGCTGGAACAATGTCTTCTACATGCTCATCTCTGCTGACATCCTGGCCTGCTTG CTCCTCTGCCGGTTGGTGTACAAAGAGATCCTAGCCTGGAAGTCATccctgggcagagacagagg CTCTAGTCTGGCCCTAACCCACCCGCGATAG